Proteins from a single region of Hordeum vulgare subsp. vulgare chromosome 6H, MorexV3_pseudomolecules_assembly, whole genome shotgun sequence:
- the LOC123404762 gene encoding uncharacterized protein LOC123404762: MAPTHSEVKFLDDCSDDDLLGMDLADVISLDKLDFSDNGPGSNSTCSVDKTFSKDNDIDVDNAVILDHDNGKGCNAYDVFVIPSDDEESSADDNTADSNSGTNAVSKMKRGSRKPYNYWHSDDEFRIIEADGMLRKKRKYRGKKVPASALIRELKKSPLPIIYRGKFSESRVRRKREHLMENFRKAVQMGDKYKPINTHHEELYNRCTVAWPHIIEEAAGTVHKQR, from the exons ATGGCGCCAACTCACTCGGAGGTTAAGTTCCTCGATGACTGCAGCGACGACGACCTGCTTGGTATGGACCTCGCCGACGTCATCTCCCTCGACAAACTTGACTTCTCCGACAATGGCCCCGGCAGCAACAGCACATGCTCC GTGGACAAGACCTTCTCTAAAGATAATGACATTGACGTTGACAATGCCGTCATCTTAGACCACGACAACGGCAAAGGATGCAAT GCTTATGATGTTTTTGTTATCCCCTCCGACGATGAGGAGTCTTCTGCTGACGACAACACCGCAGACTCCAATAGTGGCACAAATGCAGTAAGCAAGATGAAGCGGGGGTCGAGGAAGCCGTACAACTACTGGCACTCCGACGATGAGTTTCGGATAATTGAAGCCGATGGAATGCTCCGGAAGAAAAGGAAATACAGAGGCAAGAAGGTACCGGCGTCAGCACTCATACGGGAATTGAAGAAGAGCCCGTTACCCATCATCTACCGTGGCAAATTTAGTGAGTCCAGGGTCCGTCGGAAGCGGGAACATTTGATGGAGAACTTTCGCAAGGCGGTACAGATGGGCGACAAATACAAGCCAATCAACACGCACCATGAAGAACTCTATAACCGTTGCACAGTGGCGTGGCCACATATTATTGAAGAAGCAGCCGGTACCGTACACAAACAGAGATAA